The proteins below are encoded in one region of Drosophila santomea strain STO CAGO 1482 chromosome 2R, Prin_Dsan_1.1, whole genome shotgun sequence:
- the LOC120447117 gene encoding RNA-binding protein fusilli isoform X5, which produces MALKRHKHHIGSRYIEVYRASGEDFLAIAGGASNEAQAFLSKGAQVIIRMRGLPYDATAKQVLDFFTAGDTPPCHVLDGNEGVLFVKKPDGRATGDAFVLFAHESDASKALCRHRESIGQRYIELFRSTTAEVQQVLNRSMDPKNYESGGGHSQPPLIAQLPTMQLPLLPQVGAHSLSHSLGASPANLCPPVPPPALPLPTQHLITSGTTKNCIRLRGLPYEAMVEHILHFLDDFAKHIIYQGVHMVINAQGQPSGEAFIQMDLEESARLCAQRRHHHYMMFGKKYRYIEVFQCSGDDMNMVLNGGLASPVAQPPPPHLGHAHKQQSLLAATTGMFSSAGQSPTTVAAGTAQSPLGGTHTHTHPHSHAHAHAPGHAHAAAAAAAHHGLSASSAMLPGLSAAASASGLASFMSAGQQSAAAAAHSAASLQNAAVALAPQGYALNPFSLPPPGSAAAAAASTPALLAQQQAQFIAQQSLLVRQQAAAAALAAEQQQQQQQQQQLYASAMLQQHPLYLQQQQQQQLYASAMLQQSQPQFVLMQRPSGGYLPPFPLSYMSAAGAASGVGVAPGAAVAGAAAAASPSASNSALGQSMKRSYENAFHQEAAGAAAAASAAKRALTRQPSSVYSYYNSGI; this is translated from the exons ATGGCGCTCAAGCGGCACAAGCATCACATCGGCAGCCGCTACATCGAGGTGTATCGGGCATCGGGAGAGGATTTCCTGGCCATTGCCGGCGGAGCCTCCAATGAGGCGCAGGCCTTCCTATCGAAGGGCGCCCAGGTGATCATTCGGATGCGAGGATTGCCCTACGACGCCACCGCCAAGCAAGTG CTGGACTTCTTCACTGCTGGGGATACGCCGCCCTGTCATGTTCTCGACGGGAACGAGGGCGTGCTGTTCGTTAAGAAGCCGGATGGACGGGCCACAGGTGATGCCTTCGTGCTATTCGCACACGAGTCGGACGCGTCCAAGGCGCTGTGCCGGCACCGTGAGTCCATTGGGCAGCGGTACATTGAGCTATTCCGTTCCACGACTGCCGAGGTGCAGCAGGTGCTCAACCGGTCGATGGATCCCAAGAACTATGAGTCCGGTGGCGGGCACAGCCAGCCGCCGTTGATAGCCCAACTGCCCACGAtgcagctgccgctgctgccgcagGTGGGTGCCCACAGCCTCAGCCACAGCCTCGGAGCCAGCCCCGCTAACCTGTGCCCCCCCGTGCCACCTCCCGCTCTCCCTCTCCCCACACAGCACCTCATCACCTCGGGCACCACCAAGAACTGCATCCGACTGCGCGGACTGCCCTACGAGGCGATGGTCGAGCACATCCTGCATTTCCTCGACGACTTTGCAAAGCACATCATTTACCAAGGTGTCCATATGGTCATCAATGCGCAG GGCCAACCAAGCGGTGAGGCCTTCATCCAGATGGACTTGGAGGAGTCAGCTCGCCTGTGTGCTCAGCGCAGGCACCACCATTATATGATGTTCGGCAAGAAGTATCGCTACATCGAGGTGTTCCAGTGTTCCGGCGACGACATGAACATGGTCCTCAACGGAGGGCTGGCCTCTCCGGTGGCTCAACCGCCGCCGCCTCATCTTGGCCACGCTCACAAGCAGCAATCACTGCTGGCCGCCACTACGGGTATGTTCAGTTCGGCGGGTCAGTCGCCGACGACCGTAGCCGCCGGTACCGCTCAGTCGCCGCTCGGCGGcactcatacacacactcacccgCACTCACATGCGCATGCGCACGCCCCGGGCCACGCCCATGcggcagccgccgccgccgcccaccACGGATTGTCCGCCTCATCGGCTATGCTGCCGGGTCTTTCGGCTGCCGCTTCCGCATCCGGTCTGGCCTCCTTCATGTCGGCCGGTCAGCAGTCGGCAGCCGCAGCTGCTCATTCCGCTGCCTCGCTGCAAAATGCCGCCGTGGCCTTGGCTCCTCAGGGTTACGCCCTCAATCCTTTCTCGCTGCCGCCGCCAGGatctgcggctgctgcagcagcttccACTCCCGCCCTGCTGGCCCAACAGCAGGCTCAGTTCATAGCCCAGCAAAGCTTGTTGGTGCGACAGCaggctgcagctgctgccttGGCCGctgaacagcagcagcaacagcaacagcagcaacaactctATGCCAGTGCAATGCTGCAACAGCATCCGCTGTacttgcaacagcagcagcaacagcaactgtaCGCCAGTGCCATGTTGCAACAGAGTCAGCCCCAGTTTGTGCTCATGCAGAGGCCTTCAGGCGGCTACTTGCCGCCCTTTCCGCTCAGCTATATGTCCGCTGCGGGGGCGGCATCGGGCGTTGGAGTGGcgccaggagcagcagttgccggagcggcagcagcagcatcgccTTCCGCCAGCAACTCTGCGCTGGGTCAATCGATGAAGCGCTCGTACGAGAACGCCTTTCACCAGGAGGCAGCGggagcggcagcggcggccaGTGCTGCCAAACGGGCCTTAACCCGCCAGCCCAGCAGTGTTTACTCGTACTATAATTCGGGGATCTAG
- the LOC120447118 gene encoding uncharacterized protein LOC120447118 isoform X1, giving the protein MCPKLIFCWARQQNRTHNWPKGRRCLRPTCQRSGTPNVLLIGPLAAPQEVATGNRQEEVVSTAAAPALDKLSCEQMQRDAGQRTRRNEEPQSEEVAGCGWQLQQMMLQNRTNPFTCDDF; this is encoded by the exons ATGTGCCcgaaattgattttttgttgGGCCAGACAACAAAACAGGACACACAATTGGCCAAAGGGGCGGCGTTGTTTAAG GCCAACTTGTCAACGAAGCGGCACGCCTAATGTCCTTTTGATAGGCCCGCTGGCCGCTCCGCAGGAAGTGGCAACCGGCAACCGGCAGGAGGAAGTGGTGTCCACTGCAGCGGCGCCAGCGCTTGATAAATTATCATGTGAGCAGATGCAGAGGGATGCTGGACAGAGGACGAGGAGGAACGAGGAGCCGCAGTCAGAGGAAGTGGCAGGATGCGGCTGGCAGCTGCAGCAAATGATGCTGCAGAATAGAACTAACCCGTTCACCTGCGACGATTTTTAA
- the LOC120447118 gene encoding uncharacterized protein LOC120447118 isoform X2 produces MGSRDKTWRRAAEDIWKQESGFRPTCQRSGTPNVLLIGPLAAPQEVATGNRQEEVVSTAAAPALDKLSCEQMQRDAGQRTRRNEEPQSEEVAGCGWQLQQMMLQNRTNPFTCDDF; encoded by the exons ATAAGACTTGGCGTCGTGCGGCGGAGGATATCTGGAAACAGGAATCAGGATTCAG GCCAACTTGTCAACGAAGCGGCACGCCTAATGTCCTTTTGATAGGCCCGCTGGCCGCTCCGCAGGAAGTGGCAACCGGCAACCGGCAGGAGGAAGTGGTGTCCACTGCAGCGGCGCCAGCGCTTGATAAATTATCATGTGAGCAGATGCAGAGGGATGCTGGACAGAGGACGAGGAGGAACGAGGAGCCGCAGTCAGAGGAAGTGGCAGGATGCGGCTGGCAGCTGCAGCAAATGATGCTGCAGAATAGAACTAACCCGTTCACCTGCGACGATTTTTAA